Proteins from a single region of Lelliottia sp. JS-SCA-14:
- a CDS encoding YebG family protein, giving the protein MAVETKFVVVRKGVEKMTFASKKEADAHDKLLDMADAFTDWLLQSEMGMDETQAENLGLYLAEQKETVQHILRTSKLPDPAVVADKTESDAVDAKKIRAVKAA; this is encoded by the coding sequence ATGGCTGTTGAAACAAAATTTGTTGTCGTAAGAAAAGGTGTAGAGAAAATGACTTTTGCCAGTAAGAAAGAAGCTGACGCTCACGACAAGCTGCTTGATATGGCAGACGCGTTTACCGACTGGCTGCTGCAAAGCGAAATGGGTATGGATGAGACGCAGGCTGAAAATCTTGGTCTTTATCTCGCCGAGCAGAAAGAGACCGTGCAGCATATTCTGCGTACCAGCAAGCTTCCCGATCCCGCCGTTGTTGCAGATAAAACAGAATCCGATGCCGTTGATGCTAAAAAAATCAGAGCAGTGAAAGCGGCCTGA
- a CDS encoding dihydrofolate reductase family protein, whose translation MATIEDGNEPLARLTGLCSQNVTKEKIMRKIVSFVHVSLDGFVSSTAEGPAGLEWISISPDLFEYVEQRIQQTDTALYGRNTYQMMESYWPTAADKPDASPHDHAHSRWYKSAHKVVLSKTLVPKNHPDTQIISSNLSDEISKLKHSAGIEILLFGSPSATHALMAENLIDEYWLFVNPILLGQGIPLFKNIKERTSLRLVKSQVFPSGVACLQYEVKRNQ comes from the coding sequence ATGGCAACAATTGAAGACGGGAACGAACCCCTGGCGCGGCTCACAGGCCTATGTAGTCAAAACGTAACCAAAGAGAAAATCATGAGAAAAATCGTTTCGTTTGTTCATGTGTCGCTGGATGGTTTTGTCTCTTCTACCGCTGAGGGCCCGGCGGGTCTGGAGTGGATAAGCATAAGCCCCGACTTGTTTGAGTACGTGGAGCAGCGAATTCAGCAGACCGACACTGCCTTATATGGGCGCAACACCTATCAGATGATGGAGTCGTACTGGCCAACGGCTGCCGATAAGCCTGATGCCAGCCCGCATGACCACGCGCATTCGCGTTGGTATAAATCTGCCCACAAAGTGGTGTTGTCGAAAACGCTGGTGCCAAAAAATCACCCTGATACGCAAATTATCAGTAGCAATTTAAGCGACGAAATCAGCAAGCTCAAGCACAGCGCGGGCATCGAAATCTTACTGTTTGGCAGTCCCTCAGCGACTCACGCGCTAATGGCGGAAAACCTTATCGATGAGTATTGGCTATTCGTCAATCCAATTCTGCTGGGGCAAGGCATTCCCTTGTTCAAAAACATAAAAGAGAGAACCTCACTCAGGCTGGTGAAGAGTCAAGTTTTCCCGTCAGGGGTGGCGTGCCTGCAATACGAGGTGAAACGAAATCAATGA
- a CDS encoding LysR family transcriptional regulator, which translates to MNIRLLKAFVILAEKGNYADAARALFISQPALTKQINLLESQVNIALFSRGRHGAALTAGGRRLLPEAEKVVRQTQLFMHHAERVSKGVEGHISVGFGLSSFYLAPRCIADFRRDYPGVEMSLTDLPSFQQYELLQNDELQVGFVRVPPPVALEYLPLVTDRLVLVAPATSPIMPAAEWLTKRPLLRLHDERGQGLNRQIDRYLHDNGLFISSTQLTDDIQTIVAMVIAGIGVAILPTSVTHIAPPELVMIPLTGESISWKVGIAWDASKEDVIRDNFIASIRAGISVDGGE; encoded by the coding sequence TTGAACATCCGGTTGCTTAAGGCTTTTGTGATACTGGCTGAAAAAGGAAACTATGCCGATGCGGCGCGGGCGCTGTTTATCTCGCAACCGGCCTTGACCAAACAGATTAATCTCCTCGAATCCCAGGTGAATATTGCTCTATTTTCACGAGGACGACACGGCGCAGCCCTGACGGCTGGCGGGAGACGTTTGCTGCCAGAGGCCGAGAAAGTGGTCAGGCAAACCCAGTTATTTATGCATCACGCTGAGCGGGTATCAAAAGGGGTCGAGGGGCATATAAGCGTAGGCTTCGGTCTCTCTAGCTTTTATCTGGCACCCCGGTGTATCGCTGATTTTCGCCGAGACTATCCGGGAGTCGAGATGTCATTGACGGATCTTCCCTCCTTCCAGCAGTACGAGCTTTTACAAAATGATGAGCTTCAGGTCGGTTTTGTCAGGGTTCCGCCCCCTGTGGCGCTTGAATACCTGCCGTTAGTTACCGATCGGCTGGTTCTGGTTGCGCCCGCAACATCGCCGATAATGCCCGCGGCTGAGTGGCTAACGAAACGTCCCCTGTTGCGCCTGCATGATGAGCGGGGGCAGGGTTTGAATAGGCAGATCGACCGTTATCTGCACGATAACGGTCTTTTCATCTCATCGACTCAACTGACTGATGATATCCAGACTATCGTTGCGATGGTGATTGCGGGGATCGGTGTTGCCATTCTGCCCACCAGCGTTACGCATATCGCGCCGCCGGAACTGGTGATGATTCCGTTAACGGGGGAGTCAATCAGCTGGAAGGTCGGCATCGCCTGGGACGCAAGCAAAGAGGATGTCATTCGCGACAACTTTATTGCCAGTATACGAGCAGGCATTTCCGTCGATGGCGGGGAATGA
- a CDS encoding nitrilase family protein: MNEHPPLKAATVQFQHQANNKKYNLLIMEKFIEQAALEQVKILTFPEMCITGYWHVPKLNAAEVSALAEPIAESPSLSLIRTLAMKHHMLIGAGLIERADDGRLYNAYVACMPDGSMHTHRKLHAFEHPAISSGDSFTVFDTPWGVKVGILICWDNNLVENVRATALLGADILLAPHQTGGTDSRSPHAMKPVPLSLWEERETRKEEITAAFKGPSGREWLMRWLPARAHDNGVFLLFSNGVGADDDEVRTGNAMILDPYGRIVNETWAAENVMVSAELDLSLLAMSTGRRWIHGRRPDLYQILTQPQGYERDAISARFSNELPSRQNVSTF; the protein is encoded by the coding sequence ATGAACGAACATCCACCCCTCAAAGCGGCAACCGTACAGTTTCAGCATCAGGCGAATAACAAAAAATACAATCTGCTGATCATGGAGAAATTTATTGAACAGGCGGCGCTTGAGCAGGTGAAAATTCTCACCTTCCCTGAAATGTGTATCACCGGCTACTGGCATGTCCCCAAACTCAACGCAGCAGAGGTGTCCGCTCTGGCAGAGCCGATTGCTGAGAGCCCTTCCCTGTCGTTAATTCGCACTCTGGCGATGAAACATCACATGCTTATTGGCGCCGGTCTGATTGAAAGAGCCGACGATGGCCGCCTTTACAATGCGTATGTGGCCTGTATGCCGGACGGCTCCATGCATACGCATCGTAAGCTCCATGCTTTTGAACATCCGGCCATCAGCAGCGGGGACAGCTTTACCGTTTTTGATACACCCTGGGGCGTGAAAGTCGGCATCCTGATTTGCTGGGACAATAATCTGGTCGAAAATGTGCGTGCGACGGCGTTGCTGGGTGCCGATATTCTTCTCGCGCCGCATCAAACAGGGGGGACCGATTCCCGCAGTCCTCACGCGATGAAGCCTGTTCCGCTGTCGCTCTGGGAGGAGCGGGAAACGCGCAAGGAAGAAATTACGGCCGCCTTCAAAGGGCCAAGCGGACGGGAATGGCTCATGCGCTGGCTACCTGCCCGTGCACATGACAACGGCGTCTTTCTTCTCTTCAGCAACGGCGTCGGTGCGGATGATGACGAAGTGCGAACAGGTAATGCTATGATCCTCGATCCTTATGGCAGGATTGTGAATGAAACCTGGGCGGCTGAAAATGTGATGGTGAGCGCTGAACTGGATTTAAGCCTGCTTGCAATGAGCACCGGACGCCGCTGGATCCATGGTCGCCGTCCTGATTTATACCAGATACTGACACAGCCGCAGGGCTATGAGCGTGATGCGATCAGTGCACGATTTTCGAATGAGCTCCCTTCTCGCCAGAATGTCAGCACTTTTTAG